CACTCCCGCCGACGCGGGAGTACCGCTTGTGTCGCTGGTGGACAGGACCGCGAAGTGCTGTCGGCCTATTTCCCGCAGAACCTTCGCGTAGGTGAGGGTCAACGCCGCGCGGCGCCGCGTAGGACAGCCAGTCGCTGTTGGTACTCGGCTTCGTCGATCTCCCCGCGGGCGAACCGAGCGGCCAGCAACTGCTCCGGCGATTCGGTGTACGGCGAGAACTGCGGAATCGATCCTGCCTGGGTGTTGCCGGTGCTGAACCGGATCAGGGCGACGATTCCGACGATGATGAGGGCCCAGAACAAGACCATTCCAATAACCATTCCTGCGTATCCCCACCCGCTCATGTGATCGGACCAGAACATCATGGGAACTTCTCCTTTCCTAACTTCTTCGACGGGTCGGGTGCGTGCGGTGTCAGCTGGTGTAGTTCAGGGTGGTCATCATGCCGGCGTCCATGTGATACCCGTTGTGGCAGTGCAACATCCATATACCTGGGTTGTCTGCGACGAGCCTTACCGTTACGGTCTGCATCGGTTTGACGATGACGGTGTCCTTACGCGGCCCGGCGGTGCCGTCGGGTTTGATCACCTGGTAGGTGTGGCCGTGCAGGTGCATCGGATGCCACATCATGGTCTCGTTGGTGAACGTGAGGGTGGCGTGCTGGCCCTGGTGGACGGTTAGCGGGATGGTCTGGTCGTACGGCCGGCCGTTGATCATCCAGTCGTACTGCATCATCGTGCCCGACAAGCGTGCCTGCAGCGCGAGATCACTGTTCGTCGGTAGCTGGACTTCCGGTGTGGCAGTAAAGGTGTCGACGGTGCCGACCCGGCCCGTCAGCTGCGGCGGCCGGAAGGCGGCGTCGGGGACGCTGCCGGCACCGGTGGACAACACAGCGCGGGCGACGGCGTTCTTGCCCTCGGCCGAGGCGACCAACGGGAACACACCGTCGCCGGCGGTCACGATGACGTCGTAGCGCTCCCCCATGCCCAGCAGGAGGGCGTCGACCTCGGTGGGCACGACAGGGAACCCGTCGGTGTGAGTGACGGTCATGCGGTGTCCAGCCAGGGCGACCCGGAAGGCGGTGTCGGCGGCGGCGTTGATGATCCGGATGCGGATGCGTTGTCCCGGCTTGGCGGTGAAGGTCGTCGCCGCGGCGGGGATCCGCCCGTTGACGAGGTAGTACGGGTAGCTGACGTCGCCGCCGTCTCCCCCCAGCAGATCACTGGCACCGACACCGCCGACACCCGGAGTTCCCGGCATGCCGCCCATCCCGGGCATGGAGCCGCCACCCTTGCCCATCGACCGCAATCCCTTGAAGATCTCCTCGGGACTGGTGCCGACTCCGGAGGTCCAGTCGTCGAGCATGACGATCCACTCGGCGTCGTAGCGTCCGGGTTCGGCCGGGTCGTCGATGATCACCGGCATGTATAGGCCGTAGTCGGTGTCCAGTCCGGTGTGCGGATGAGCCCAGTACGTCCCGGGATACGGCGAGCTGAACCGATAGGTGAAACTCGAACCTGGGGCGATGTTGGGTGAGGCCGGTGAGGCGCCGTCCATGTCGTTGCGCAAGGCGATGCCGTGCCAGTGCACCGACGACGGGTGGTCGAGACCGTTGTCGACCGTGACGGCGATCTCGTCGCCGACATTGGCCCGGATCAGGGGTCCAGGAACCTGGTTGTTGTACGCCAGAGTGCGCGCTTTCGTTCCGCCCAGGTCGATATCGGCCGACCCAGGCGCCAGCCGCGCGGTGACCGTCTTACCGGAATGGGGCCGAGCGGCCTCCGCCGCGGTGATCGCATCCGTTGCGGTGGTGCCGGTCGGGGCGGTACTGGTGGTGGAACGGCTACAGGCCACCAAGGCAGCGCCGCCCACAACGGTGGCGGCCAGAAAGCCGCGCCGCGTCATAGCTACCTGTCGAGTCATCATCGTTTCCTGGTCTTTGAAGTGTCTTCCTCCACATTGCGCCGCAGCTACCGCACCTTTGATGTTGGTTGTATGAAGATTTGCTCAAGACGCTGAAGCGGCTCAGCGGCACGGCACGATGAAGACATGGACTTCACATCGGCGGCAGCGGCGGGTGGTGCCGACTTCGGCTATCGAGCATTGGTCGTCGACGACGAGGAACCTCTGGCCGACGTCGTTGCCAGCTATCTGGAACGCGAACACTTCGAGGTGACGGTGTGCCATTCGGGGTCCGCCGCGCTGGCTGTGGCCCGAGAAGTCGACCCTGACGTGGTGGTGCTCGATCTGGGCTTGCCGGGGATCGATGGGGTGGAGGTGTGCCGGCAGCTGCGGACGTTTTCCGATGCCTATGTGGTGATGCTGACTGCCCGCGATACCGAGGTTGACACCATCGTCGGCTTGTCGGTGGGGGCCGATGACTATGTCACCAAGCCGTTTAGTCCGCGCGAGCTAGTCGCCCGCATTCGGGCGATGTTGCGCCGTCCCCGCACTTTTGGTGCACCGGTCTCGGTCGCTAGCTGGGCGGTTGTTGACCCGGGATCGCGGCGGGTGTTCGGTCTCCTCGCAATCGACGTCGCCGGCCGTCAGGTGTTTCTCGACGGACAGTTGATCCCTCTGACGCGCACTGAGTTCGACATCCTGGGGGCACTGTCCTCCCGCCCTGGCATGGTGTGGAGCCGCCAGCAGCTCATCGAAGCGGTGTGGGGTGAACCGTGGGTGGGCAACGACCATCTTGTCGATGTCCACGTCGGCCACGTTCGGCGCAAGCTCGGTGACGACCCAGCCGACCCGAGGTTCATCTACACCGTGCGTGGTGTGGGCTACCGGATGGGGACCGGGCAGTGAGCGCATCGACCGGTTTTGGGATGGGACGCCGGCTTCTGCTCGCCCAGACCCTGGTGCTCATCGCAGGCGGGGTCACCACCTGGGTGGTGGCGTCGGTGGTCGGACCACCGTTGTTCCGGGAACATCTGCACCGAGCAGGTATCGCCCACGACTCCAACGAGCAGTACCACGCCGAGCAGGCGTACCAGAACGCCACCGCGCTGTCCATCGCTGTCGCGATCACGGTGGCCGCCTTGACCGCGTTCATCGTCACGGCAGTCTTGAGCCGGCGCCTGCAGCAGTCGATCGGTGAAGTCGCCGCGGCCGCGTCGGCCGTGGCCGAGGGACGCTATGACATCCGGGTCGCGTCGCCCGGGCTTGGGGACGAATTCGATGAGCTGGCGACGGCGTTCAACCGAATGGCTGAACGGCTCCAGGCCGTGGAATCGACTCGCCGCCGGTTGTTCGGTGACCTTGCCCACGAAATCCGCACGCCCGTGTCGGTGTTGGAGGCGTACCTCGAAGCAGTGGAAGACGGTGTGAAGCCTCTCGATCAGCCGACCATCGCGATGCTGCGCGAGCAGACCGGTCGATTGGTGCGCTTCTCTGCCGACGCCGCCGCCCTGGCCCAGGCCGAAGAGGGCCAGGCCGCCATCGCCCCGGGGTGGGTCGACGCCGGGGAGCTTGCGAGAACGGCGGGCGCCGCGATCGCAGATCGCTATGCCGCCAAGAACGTCACCCTGAGAACCCACATCAGCGGCACCGTGCGCCTCTGGGCAGACCGGCAACGGCTGGCGCAGGTGTTGGGAAACCTCCTCGACAACGCACTGCGCCACACCCCCGCAGGCGGCCACGTCACCCTGGCAGTCACCCAGATCGCCGGCGAGGTCGGCTTCACCGTCACCGACGACGGCGACGGCATCGCCGCCGAGCATCTCCCCCACGTCTTCGAGCGCTTCTATCGCGCCGACTCCGCCCGCGACCGCGGGCGCGGGGGCTCCGGCATCGGACTAGCCATCGTCAAGGCGCTGACCGAAGCCCACGGCGGCCACATCAGGGTGGCCAGCCGCGGACCCGGAACCGGCACCACCTTTACGGTTTCAGTGCCCATCCAACTGCCAGGGGGAACCTACCGCGGCACTCACCGCGAAGCTGGCTCTACCACGTCATAACCGGCGCGCTGCACGGCATCCCGAACCGCGCCGGCTGTCAGGCCGGCGGAGCTGGTCACGGTGACCGTCGAATCACCCTGTGGAACAAGGCCAACCGTCACATCCGTCACCGTGTCGAGGGCTTCCAGTTCCGCGGTGACCGCGCGCACGCAATGCTCGCACGTCATGCCCCGCACCAGAAACGTCAGCGTCTGCAACATCTAGACCCCTCTCTACAAAGAGCTCAGGATCTGGTTCATGGTGTCGATCTCCTTCTGCTGGCTGCTGGCGATCGACTTGGCCAGCGCAACAGCGTCAGGGAACTGGCCATCCTTGATCTCGTTCTGCGCCATGGTGATTGCGCCCTGATGGTGCTTGATCATCTGGGTCAAGAACAACTTACTGGCCTCGACCCCCTGGGCGTTCTTCAGTGCATCCATATCGGCCGGCGACATCATCCCGTCCATACCGGGCATGTCATCCATGCCGGGCATGCCGGGCATCATCGACCCGCTCGGCATCATTGAACCGCTGGGCATCATCGACCCACTCGGCATCATCGAACCGCTGGGCATCATCGACCCACTCGGCATCATCGAACCGCTCGGCATGGTCGTGGTCGTCGGTGATGCGGTAGCGGTGTCGGAGCCTTGCATGCCACCGTGATCCGACGGCGCGTTCCCCGGCGTCTCGCCCATCCCGGGCATCCCGGTCATTCCCGGCATCCCGGGCATGCCCCACTGAGTCAGCCAGCCCTGCATCTTCTCGATCTCCGGGCCCTGGGCCGCCTTGATCTGCTTGGCCAAGTCCACCACCCGCGGGTCGATGCCCTGCTTGGCCAGAATCATGTCGCTCATCTGAACCGCCTGCTGATGATGCGGGATCATCATGCGCGCGAACTGCATGTCGGCCTGGTTATGCGCGACCGCCGGCGCCGTCGACGACGTCTGAACCGACGACGAAGCCGTGGACGACGTCGCCTCCTTGGTCGCCGACTTGCTACACGCCCCGAGGGCGACCACTGCGGCCAGCGCAGCCACCCCGGTCACCACAGTCCTTGTCTTGTTCACAACGTTCCTTTCGTGGATCAACTGTCGGTCTTCGTCTTCCAGCGTTGCGGCGTTGGATAGGGCTGCCCTAGTCGTTCTGTGAAGATTCGATAAAGAACGGTCCTTGCGGCTCATAGTCCAGGAAGTCGGCGGGAGCTTCGGGGAAGCTAGTCCTCATGTCCTTTGCTATCTCGACGTCACTGCAGACCTCCTTCGCCGACGCGGTGGCCCGCACCCGCGAAGCCCTGGCTGATCAAGGTTTCGGGGTTCTTACCGAGATCGACATGAAGGCCACGCTGAAGAAGAAGCTCGACGCCGACATGGAGGACTACCTGATCCTCGGGGCGTGCAACCCTCCATTGGCCCACCGGGCAGTGGACATCGACCGCCAGATCGGGCTGTTGTTGCCGTGCAATGTCGTGGTGCGTGCTGATCCTGCCGAC
This portion of the Mycobacterium sp. 155 genome encodes:
- a CDS encoding SHOCT domain-containing protein, which gives rise to MMFWSDHMSGWGYAGMVIGMVLFWALIIVGIVALIRFSTGNTQAGSIPQFSPYTESPEQLLAARFARGEIDEAEYQQRLAVLRGAARR
- a CDS encoding multicopper oxidase family protein — its product is MTRRGFLAATVVGGAALVACSRSTTSTAPTGTTATDAITAAEAARPHSGKTVTARLAPGSADIDLGGTKARTLAYNNQVPGPLIRANVGDEIAVTVDNGLDHPSSVHWHGIALRNDMDGASPASPNIAPGSSFTYRFSSPYPGTYWAHPHTGLDTDYGLYMPVIIDDPAEPGRYDAEWIVMLDDWTSGVGTSPEEIFKGLRSMGKGGGSMPGMGGMPGTPGVGGVGASDLLGGDGGDVSYPYYLVNGRIPAAATTFTAKPGQRIRIRIINAAADTAFRVALAGHRMTVTHTDGFPVVPTEVDALLLGMGERYDVIVTAGDGVFPLVASAEGKNAVARAVLSTGAGSVPDAAFRPPQLTGRVGTVDTFTATPEVQLPTNSDLALQARLSGTMMQYDWMINGRPYDQTIPLTVHQGQHATLTFTNETMMWHPMHLHGHTYQVIKPDGTAGPRKDTVIVKPMQTVTVRLVADNPGIWMLHCHNGYHMDAGMMTTLNYTS
- a CDS encoding response regulator transcription factor; translated protein: MDFTSAAAAGGADFGYRALVVDDEEPLADVVASYLEREHFEVTVCHSGSAALAVAREVDPDVVVLDLGLPGIDGVEVCRQLRTFSDAYVVMLTARDTEVDTIVGLSVGADDYVTKPFSPRELVARIRAMLRRPRTFGAPVSVASWAVVDPGSRRVFGLLAIDVAGRQVFLDGQLIPLTRTEFDILGALSSRPGMVWSRQQLIEAVWGEPWVGNDHLVDVHVGHVRRKLGDDPADPRFIYTVRGVGYRMGTGQ
- a CDS encoding ATP-binding protein — encoded protein: MGRRLLLAQTLVLIAGGVTTWVVASVVGPPLFREHLHRAGIAHDSNEQYHAEQAYQNATALSIAVAITVAALTAFIVTAVLSRRLQQSIGEVAAAASAVAEGRYDIRVASPGLGDEFDELATAFNRMAERLQAVESTRRRLFGDLAHEIRTPVSVLEAYLEAVEDGVKPLDQPTIAMLREQTGRLVRFSADAAALAQAEEGQAAIAPGWVDAGELARTAGAAIADRYAAKNVTLRTHISGTVRLWADRQRLAQVLGNLLDNALRHTPAGGHVTLAVTQIAGEVGFTVTDDGDGIAAEHLPHVFERFYRADSARDRGRGGSGIGLAIVKALTEAHGGHIRVASRGPGTGTTFTVSVPIQLPGGTYRGTHREAGSTTS
- a CDS encoding heavy-metal-associated domain-containing protein, whose product is MLQTLTFLVRGMTCEHCVRAVTAELEALDTVTDVTVGLVPQGDSTVTVTSSAGLTAGAVRDAVQRAGYDVVEPASR
- a CDS encoding DUF305 domain-containing protein; translation: MVTGVAALAAVVALGACSKSATKEATSSTASSSVQTSSTAPAVAHNQADMQFARMMIPHHQQAVQMSDMILAKQGIDPRVVDLAKQIKAAQGPEIEKMQGWLTQWGMPGMPGMTGMPGMGETPGNAPSDHGGMQGSDTATASPTTTTMPSGSMMPSGSMMPSGSMMPSGSMMPSGSMMPSGSMMPGMPGMDDMPGMDGMMSPADMDALKNAQGVEASKLFLTQMIKHHQGAITMAQNEIKDGQFPDAVALAKSIASSQQKEIDTMNQILSSL
- a CDS encoding DUF302 domain-containing protein — its product is MSFAISTSLQTSFADAVARTREALADQGFGVLTEIDMKATLKKKLDADMEDYLILGACNPPLAHRAVDIDRQIGLLLPCNVVVRADPADATRVLVEAMDPQMLVQVTGEAGLQEVADEVAGKLRAAIDAVGATSGKPS